CGGGTGAAGACCCTATTCGAGCTAGGACGCCGCCGGACCTGTTACCGGGTGCTGATCAGATGCAACTCCCCGAGCGGGGCCCCACCCTACTCCCAAGTATACAGGCGCCCCACAATGAGGTCACCTTCCCCGTAGGCCCCTTCCACGCCACACTGCGGACATCGCTGGGTTGGCTGCTCACGCAGGATCCGTTTGCCGGCCTCCGCGGCGCCCGCGTCTGTAAAGACGGCCGCGATATCCGCGTCTCCGACGGTCATCCGCTCCCCGCAGTGGCGGCAGGTGACCAGATACAGGATCCTGACGTCGCCTGCCACCGATTACCCCCTGTGGGCTTCTTGCCCCGCCTGCCCGTGTTGAGGATAGTGCACCGCCGGGGAGTCGGGTATCAGGTCGTACACCGATAATTCTTAATCCTCCCTTAAACGTTTCGTTCTCACGCGTTCGTCAGCGCGCATGGTACGATCAGCGCGCGGTAGGCAGCGTAACGCACCCACGATCGCTCAGCGTTCTGCGAGTCTGTCCGCACATGACAGTAAGATCGGAGTTCGGCGTACCGTCACGACCGAGGACCGGTTGGAACTTGTCGTGGTCGTCATTATCCTTCTCAGTGTGCTGGCCTTCTGGGAGCCTCGGTTGCTCGACTGATACCGTGACAAGCGCGCCGCCCGCGGGACAATGGTTTGCACGAGACGGCGCAGAAGGTGCACGTGTCGACCCAATCGTGCCTCGATGCACAGGACCTTGGGCATAGTGTGATTCAGGCAGGCGAATCGACCGCGCGTCACCCACGGGAGGAGAGCAGCGATGCCGTTGAAGGATCTAGCCCGCCAACTCGCCGACTTGACCTGGACCCTGGAGCAGCAGACTCAACAACCCGCCGACTCCGCGGTGTTGGGGTACGTGCAAGAAGCCGTGACGGTCGAACTCGAGTATCGCCGACGGATGCGTGATCTCGAGCGCAGGCTTGCCGACATCGTCGGGACCGCGCAGCAACCCTAGGGTTCGCGTGCCGTGTGGCGAAGGTCTCGGTTGGCCCGCGTCGCCCGAGACCTTCTGATCACCCAGCTCGGCTGCAGACGACTCCCGCAGACTCGCCTCGTCGGCACGGACGGGGTTGCGGCGTTCTTGCGCCCGAGTTCGCCCGAACGTCCCTCCAATCCGGGCCCCCGATCACAACGACGGCGGGTCGATGTGTCAAAACGCCTCGGGTTGGGGAAAATAGCGGCGACATGACGGCACGCAATCGGGAGGGAGAGCCATGTTCCTTGCGTTGCTTCTGCTGATGGGCGTGGTCTTGTTCGCAACGGGCCATCTCATCGCCCGCTAAGTGAGGATACCCGGTGGGGCCCCGGTACCCGGACAACGGTGCCGGGGCCCCAGCGCGCGAGCGAGGCTATGATACGACAGGGTTGTTCCTGGTGGGCGAGGTGGGAGTCGAACCCACACGGCCGTTCCGGCCAGCGGATTTTAAGTCCGCCTCGTCTGCCGATTCCGACACTCGCCCGGCGATACGTTCGCGGCACCCATCCGGGCCCCTTCCCCGCGTCGCTGCGGAGAGCCCAAACGCAAGGCCGGAAAACGCCACGATCCCCGCGGCTTGCGGGGATCGCGCGTAGCGCGCGCTGTACTGTGCTGGAGGCGACGGGCGGATTCGAACCGCCGAATGGGGGTTTTGCAGACCCCTGCCTTGCCACTTGGCTACGTCGCCGCGCCTCGTGTGTAACTGGAGCGGGAGATGGGACTTGAACCCACGGCCTTCTCCTTGGCAAGGAGACGCTCTACCTCTGAGCTACTCCCGCGCTCCAATCAGTACCCATTATATACCAAAACATCCCGGCTGCTCAGCCGGCGGCGCCACGCCGAACGCGGCGTCCGGCGCGCACTCCCCTATCATAGCAGAGGCCGTCTCGCTGTCAAACGTCTTCAGGATGGAGCTGGCGTCTCTCACGACCCCCGGACCAGGGACATGAACTCGGCCCGGGTACTGGGGTTCTCTCTGAAGATACCCCGATTCGCCGAGGTGACGACGCGGCTTCCAGGCTTTTTCACGCCCCGAATGGTCATGCACAAGTGGGTGGCGTCGATCACGACGGCAGCCCCTCTGGCGCGCAGTCCCTCCATCAGCATGTCGGCCACCATCGACGTCAAGCGTTCCTGAACCTGGGGGCGCCGCGCCAGGATCTCGACAAGACGCGCGATCTTGCTGATTCCCACAATCCGGCCGTTCGGAATATACCCGACATGGGCGACGCCGTGGAACGGGAGCAGGTGATGCTCGCAGAGGCTCGCGAACGGAATGTCCTTGACGATCACCATCTCCTTATGCTTTTCCTCGTCGAACCCAACGGTCAGCAGCTCCATGGGATCTTTGTGCAGTCCCGCGAACAGCTCCTCGTACGCGTCGGCGATGCGTCGGGGCGTCTCAAGGAGGCCCTCGCGCTTGGGATTCTCGCCGATCGCCCGGAGCAACGCGACGACCGCCGCCTCGATGGCCGGCTTGTCCACACCGGTCCCCACAGGTGCGTGCCCGTTGTGTCCGCGGATCGTCCGGCGGATTCGTGTCACGTCCTCACCCCCGTCGTGCGTCACCGGCGTCGAGCGCTTCGGAATCCGCGCCGGCGGCCGCGAGCGGTCTCGTGATCATCTGCGTCATCGCGACGACGCGCCGCATGAAGCTGACGTCGTGGGTGCGCACAAGATGCGCCCCCTGCGCGACGCCGTACGCAACCGCCGCGGCCGTACCCTCGAGCAACTCCTCAAACGGCAAGCCGAGCACGTCGCGAATGTAGTTCTTCCGGGACGTCGCGAGATACACCGGGTAGCCCAGGCCGCGAAACTCACCGAACCGCCGCAGCACTTCGAGGTCGTGTGCCGGGGTCTTACCAAAGCTGAATCCCGGATCCACGATCAGGCGCACCGCGGGCAGGCCGGCCCTGCGCGCCAGCTCGGTCCGGTCCTCGAGAAACGCGTACACCTCGTCGATCACCGATCCGTACCGTGGGTCGAGCTGGCGCTCCTTGGGGCGTCCCTGAATGTGCATGACCACCAGCGCGGCGCCGGTCTCCGCTGCCACCTCCGCCATCCGGACATCGGCGAGCCCGCTGATGTCGTTGATCATCACCGCACCGGCTGCGGCCGCCCGCCGGGCGACCGCGGCCTTGTAAGTATCCACGGCCACGGGGACGGACAGCCGCACGGCGAGAGCTTCGATCAGCGGCGTCACTCGTTTGATCTCTTCATCCTGCCCGATCGGCGCGCCCGGGCGCGCGCTTTCGCCGCCGACTTCGATCACGTCGGCACCTTCCGCGACCATTTCGTCGGCGCGTGCGAGCGCCGCGGTGTGCGAAAAGTAGCGCCCCTGGTCATAGAACGAGTCCGGCGTCGCATTCAGGATGCCGACGATCAGCGGGCGACCCAGAAGATTCAGGACGCGCCCGCCGGCCTCAAGCGTCCGTCGCGGCATCCGAAAGCGGTCCAAAGCGCGGGCGACGGCCGCGGCGCCGGGAGGCGCCGCCGGGTGTTCGCCAAAGGCGAGCAGCGTGGCCGCGGGGCCGGACAGGACCACCGCGTCGCCTCCCCGGTCCGCCGTCACCCACAGCCCGGCCTGTCGCCCCGACACACCGAGGGCCGCTGCGGCGTCCCCGAGCCCGGCGATCTTGATCGCGTACACGCCGTCGTCGCTATCGAGCGGCGGCGTTGGCCACGCAATCACGCGAGCCCGGAGCTGCCGTGCGAGATGCGCGCCGTACTCATTCCTCGCCGACTCTGTCCCGCGTTGAACGCCGTCACCGGCCATCGGACGCTCCGTCGCCGGCGCTCCATCGCAGATCGCCGCGCCAAGATGTCTGTGTCATCCGCTTCATCTTATCACCCGGGCCTCAAGAGCTTACCGCTGCGGCCCGTTCCTGCCGGGGAACACGACGAGGGGCATCGAAGTCACCTGGTGCTGGGACCGCGCACCTCCGGATCGGCGCCTAGGGTCCAGGGCGCTCGGCGCGGCACGACGTTTGCGGGAGGAACCGCATGGTCAGGTTGGGCATGTCCATTCGCGGCGGGGAGCGCCGCGACGAGGAGTTGGCGCTGGTCCGCCGGGTCGGGTATGAGGCGGTCGAGATCAGCATGGACGGCACCGGGATGATCTTCGGCGGGCAACTCCACCCAGCGATCCTCCAAGACGCGCTGGCGGAGCTTGCCCGGCATCCACTCTGGTACTCCGTGCACAGTCCGAGCAGCCTGGACCTTCGCGACCGCGCCAATCGCGACGTGCAACTGGCGCTGGCCCGGTCCACGCTTCGCTTCACGCGGGAAGTCGGCGGCCACGTGCTGGTCATCCATTTCGAGCAGCGCAGCCCGAACGCCGAGGACGAAGCGGCGTTCGTCGACGCGATCCGGCGCCTCTCGGACGACGCGGGGGATGTGCTGTTGGGCATCGAGAACATCGAGGTAGAGCGCCTCGAGCCGGTGGTCGAGTGTGTTCGCCGGGTGAACCGGCCGAACGTCGTGCTGACGCTGGACGTCGGCCACGCGTACCTGGCCGCGGCCCACTTCCGGTTCGACTTCCTCGAGGCGATCCGGGAAGCGGTGCCCCTCGTCCGCCACGTCCACGTGAACGACAACTTCGGGCGCTACGATCCGCTCCGTTTGCAAAACTTCACCCTCTACCGGACGCAAACTCCGGCCGACACCTTTCCGCTCGGCAAGGGAGACCTGCACCTTCCGGTCGGGTGGGGCGCGATTCCGCTGGAGTCGGTG
This genomic interval from bacterium contains the following:
- the folE gene encoding GTP cyclohydrolase I FolE, coding for MDKPAIEAAVVALLRAIGENPKREGLLETPRRIADAYEELFAGLHKDPMELLTVGFDEEKHKEMVIVKDIPFASLCEHHLLPFHGVAHVGYIPNGRIVGISKIARLVEILARRPQVQERLTSMVADMLMEGLRARGAAVVIDATHLCMTIRGVKKPGSRVVTSANRGIFRENPSTRAEFMSLVRGS
- the folP gene encoding dihydropteroate synthase yields the protein MAGDGVQRGTESARNEYGAHLARQLRARVIAWPTPPLDSDDGVYAIKIAGLGDAAAALGVSGRQAGLWVTADRGGDAVVLSGPAATLLAFGEHPAAPPGAAAVARALDRFRMPRRTLEAGGRVLNLLGRPLIVGILNATPDSFYDQGRYFSHTAALARADEMVAEGADVIEVGGESARPGAPIGQDEEIKRVTPLIEALAVRLSVPVAVDTYKAAVARRAAAAGAVMINDISGLADVRMAEVAAETGAALVVMHIQGRPKERQLDPRYGSVIDEVYAFLEDRTELARRAGLPAVRLIVDPGFSFGKTPAHDLEVLRRFGEFRGLGYPVYLATSRKNYIRDVLGLPFEELLEGTAAAVAYGVAQGAHLVRTHDVSFMRRVVAMTQMITRPLAAAGADSEALDAGDARRG
- a CDS encoding sugar phosphate isomerase/epimerase family protein yields the protein MVRLGMSIRGGERRDEELALVRRVGYEAVEISMDGTGMIFGGQLHPAILQDALAELARHPLWYSVHSPSSLDLRDRANRDVQLALARSTLRFTREVGGHVLVIHFEQRSPNAEDEAAFVDAIRRLSDDAGDVLLGIENIEVERLEPVVECVRRVNRPNVVLTLDVGHAYLAAAHFRFDFLEAIREAVPLVRHVHVNDNFGRYDPLRLQNFTLYRTQTPADTFPLGKGDLHLPVGWGAIPLESVFRLLRDYRGTVIHEYRAHLFPAYAGAAHSEARRLVALTGQPQARPGQG